Genomic window (Xylanimonas protaetiae):
TCCTTGCCGCGGTCGTCGTAGCCCACGATCCGGGTCGCGACGAACCGCTCCAGGCGCTTGTCCCAGTAGACGGTGCCCTCCCCTCGAGCACGGCGCGGCGGCTTCCTCGGAACTGTCTGGTCGGTCATGCCGCACCGTCCAGGCTCTCGGCGTACTCCTTCAGCGCCGCGATGGGCACGAGTCGCCGCGTGCCGATCTTCACGGTGCGAAGCGCGCCGCAGCGGATCAGCTCGTACAGGATCGTGCGGTGGATCCCCAGCGCCTTGCACGCCACGTTCACGTCGCAGAGCACCGGGGCGACTTCGCTCACGGCGAGCGGTTCACGCTTGGTCATCTCTCCCCCTCGGGTCGTGGTTCTGGTTCGGCTGTCGGGCCGGGTTCGTGCGCTGTTCTGCTCGCCACTGCGCGTACTCGCGGGCACGGGATGCGGCGGCGTCGGCAAGGGCCTTGTCCCCCGCCCGAGGCCAGCCGGTGCCCTCGTAGCGCCAGGAACCGACGACGAGGGTGGTTTCCTCGGCGTACTCGGCCATGAGGCGCGCTTCCAGGTCGCGGGTGTCGAGCGTGGTGGCGTTGCGGCGGGCCTCGGAGGCGAGGCGCTGGAACCGACGTCGAGCACGGCGGAGCGCACCGAGCGTCACTGAGTAGCGACGCGACTTGGTCGAGAAGTGCCCACGGAAGCCGAGCATCGACGCCCAGTGGCCCAGGAGCGCGTACGGACTCTCTGCGCAGTCGCCGCACAGGCCAGGGTGCCGATCTGCGGCACGGTCGGCGCACCCGAAGTGGCAGCCGGCGAAGGCGCGAGCTGCGAGCGTTCGGCAGGCCTCAGCCAGCGCGGCGAGGTGGGGGCGCGGTCGCGCCGGGTCGACACCTGCGGACTTGGTCGAGTACTTCGCCAGGTACGCGGCGACCTGCTCGGCCGTGACGTCACCGTCGATCACCGCGGCTTCGCGGACCACGCGCACGTCGGTCTGTGCGCCGAAACGGAGTATGCGGGCGACGTCGTCGGAGTCGATCGGGTCGACCTCATAGCGCACCGCGGCCACGGCAGCCGTCACGACCTCGGAGAGCGTGGCCGCGGGGATCGGCGCGGGCGACCCTGGACCATCGGGCCCGTCGACGCGCACGAGCGCGTGGAAGTGGACCAGGCCCCGCGCTTGGAACTCGGCCACCTTGGCGTACTCGAGGCGCAGGTGTCGGTTCAGGGCTCCGCGGTTCACGCCGAGCGAGGCGGTCAGGTGGCGGCGCAGCGCGATCGTGAACCGGCGCCACAGCTCGGGCGCGAACCACTGCCACACGGCGGCGGTCGCGACGTCGTAGCACTCGGGACACAGCGGGGCGCCGACCTCGGCGTCGCCGTCCTCGTGGCGATCCCAGCAGGCGAACGAGCGGCCGTGCTCGCACACCGAACCGAGGGCGCGGGGCCGACACGGCTTCTCGCCGTCGCGCACACCGTGTACCGCGCCGAACGAGGGAGCCGTCAGCGTGACGAACAGCAGCGGGTTTCGGGCGACGTCGCCGGGCACGCCCTTGCCGCCGTGAAGGCCGGTCGAGATAAGTTCGAAGGTGTCGCGGGCGTAGATGCGCGAGCAAGCTTCGCACTCATCGGCGCGACGGTTGCCGCACGGCTTGTAGAGCATTCCGAGCGGCTGATCGACGGACCTGAATGTCTCGATGACCTCGCCGGTGCGGGCGTCGATGGTGTCGGCGCGGCCGACGAGGCGGATCGGGTGCGAGCAGTTGGCGACCCGGCCGAGGGTGTCCGCGAAGTCCTGCCACGACTTGTCAGCGATCCGGCCGACGATCCCGGCGACCGCGGCGGGGTCGAGGTCGGGCAGGTCTAGCGGGACGTCCGGGGAGTGTCCCCAGAAGCCCCCGCCGACCTGCTCGACCGTGGACATCACGCCGCCTCGGGGTCGCCATCACTCGACGTGGGCTGCGGAACCCGAGGGGCGCGGGGCTTGCGAGGCGTCCGTGGACGCGGAGGAGCACCGCTGAGCGTCACGCCGACCGGGGCGGGAGGCTCCGTCCCTGCGGGCTCAACCGTGACGCCCTCGTCGGGCAGCGGAGGCGCGGGAGGCGCCGGGTACGTGCCCGCGACCAGGCGGATGAAGTCGTCCGCCCAGTAGTCCGCGCGAACGCGAGCGACAACGCCGTCGTCAGTCACGGCGTACCCGGCGCCGGGCATGGTCTGCGAGATGTGGTGAGCCGGGGCGAGCGCGGCCATGCCGTCCCCGAGCACCATGCGCGTCTCAGCGCCGGAGGCGAGGCGGAGCGCGACGGTTTGGGTGAACAGGTCGCGCATTCCCACGGTCTCCTTGCGTGGGTCCTGAACGAACGCGACGACCATCACCCCGAAGGCGCGGCCCTGCGTGAGGATCAGCTTGAGCAGGTTCACGGCCTCGTTGACGACCTCCTTGGAGGCGTAGGCCGTGAGGACGGCGAGCTCGTCGATCATCAGGACGTGGACCGGGTCGCCGGGCGACGGTTCGAAGCTGCGCGACTGACCGCGCATGACGGACTGCCGGTCGACGATCACGCGGTTGAGCCCGCGCAGGAGACCGACCGCATCGGCCTCGTTCATCGCGACGTGAGAGAACATCGGCGCACCCACCGCGACCTCGACGCCGCCCTTCAGGTCGACGCCCCAGAGATGCACCATGCCCGCGTGCGCGGCCGGGGCCAGGTTCCCGGCGACACCCCAGAACACGGACCCCTTGCCCGACCCCGAACGCCCGACGACGAGCGTGTGGCGCCCGGCGAGGTCGAGCCGCCACGGCGTGCCGTCCGAGCAGCGGCCGATGGTCACGCCGCGGAACTCGATCGCGGACGGGATCGTCGGGAGCGTTGCGACGTCCAGCAGTTCGCGCATCGTGAGGGACAACTCGACCCAGCCCGCGCCGAGCCGGTGCGCTTCGACAGCCTCGGCCCCGAGTGAGGTGGCGATGGCCTCGGCCGCGGCGGCAACGTCGTCGGCGGTCTGCCCGACCCGAGCGCGGACGTTGAAGGTGAGCATGTTGCCCGACGCCCGCACCCGACGCAGCCTCGGGATCACGCGGGCCTCGTCAACACGAGGTGCGGTGGCCAGGCCGCAGCGGTCCGCGATGCGCTTCCAGTTCCGGCGAAGGCGACGCTTCCAACCCCGACGACGAATCGGACCGCCAAGCACCGCCTCGTAGGTGAGCGGGTGCACGGCCCACCAGACCGCTCGCAGGAGCGAGAACGCGGGCACGCACCAGATCACGGCATATCCGGCGAAGGCGCGCTCCCCGATCAGAAGGAGGTTGCCCAGCATGACGCAGGCCAGAACCAGCCGCCATGACCGGAAGGTCCAAACGAGCATGTACCAGACCGCACCGGCGACAGTGCGGGTGATGGCCCACGTCGTGCTGAGCGCGTCCATCACGCCGCCTCCGTCCCGAGGCCGCCGTCGTAGAAGCCGAGCCACCACGGCTCGGCCGGAGGGAACGCACGGACTGGGCGGACCAGCTCGGCCAAGCAGAAGACCGAGAACTGGACACCCGGGCCCGAGTTCGACGACCAAACGGTGAAGGCGTGCGACCCAGCCTCGGGTGGGAAGTCGGTCACCGTGCCGAGCGACAGCATCCGGGCTAGGCGCTCGGCGTCGTCCTGGGTCTCGACGTGAACGCCGACGTGGTTGTGGCCGACGTCGACCGACGAGACCCGACCGTCGACCCACGAGACGAGGTCGCAGGCGATCTCCATCAGCTCGCGGATCGAGGCGTCCTCACGCTCGACGATCTCGCCCGTGATCGCCGCGGACATCAGGCCGCCGCCTTGGACTCAGGAGGCTTGGGCTGCTCGGCGCGGCCCTGCCCCGGCGCGACCATGCCCTCGGCCCGGAACGACCACTGAAGGCGCGGACGCTGCCCGTTGTCGTCGATCCACGGCAGCGCCGTCAGACCCACGAACTCGACCGGCGTCCACGGCAGGGGCGAGGTGTTCTTCGGCGGGACTGGCTGCACCTCGGCCGCGAACTTCACCGAGACGCCGATGTCCTTGCGGTTCGCGTCGTCGTCCGCGTCGATGACCGTGCACTGCCACATCGGCAGCCCCGACTCCTTGTCGCGCTGCTGCGGACGCGAACCGTCAGCCCGCTTCTCGGCCTGGAAGTCCACTACCGGCTCGACCTCGCCACGCAGGAACGCCCCGTTGGGGAACGCGAGGCCGTGGGCGATGGGGAAACGCTTGGCGATAGCCACTGGAACCAACTCCGTTCGCACATGGAGCGCGTGAATCGCTTCTCCTGCGAACGACTACACACCCGAGCGAATCGTCTGTCAAGCGATCTGGGCCATCTCATTCGCACGTGGGGCGATCCATGCCACACTGAGGAACGTGAGCCAGACATGGGACGCTGTCGTTCGGGACGTGCTTGACCAGGCCCGACGCGCGGCCGGAGGGGGTGCGCCCCTCGCTCTCGCGCTGCGCTCCGCGAACGTCGGCCCGGAGTCGGGCACGTACTCCGAGTCAGCCGTGAGCAACTGGATCAAGGGCCGAGCGCGACCGCCGGCTGACGTCGTCCTCGCGGCGGCATCTCTGTACGGTCTGTCGCTCGACTCGCGGCTTGGCGTCGAAACGACGGCCGCCACTCCTGGACCCGAAGGCATCGACGAGCTGCGCGGCGCGGTGCACCGACTGGAAGCCCTCGTGCACGAGCGCCTGGCGCCGCCGAGCGAGCAATCCCTCATCTCGACGCGCGACGTTCGCGGCGTGTTCGCGACCCGCTCCGAGGCTCAGTCAGCCGTGCCCGTCCTGCGGACCCTCGCATCGGCCGAGCACGTCGACGCCATGGGCCTCAGCCTCAACGCCCTCTGCCAGACCGTCTCTGACGTCACCCTCGCGGAACTCGTCGAGAACGGCCTCACGCTGCGCTGCCTCTTCCTCGACCCAGACGGCAAGGCGACCAAGGCCCGCGAACTCGAGGAAGGGCATCCGGTCGGGCATCTCGCCAAGCTGACACGCGCCAACCTGCTCGTGATCCAGCGCCTTCGGGAACGCCTTACCCCCGAGGCCGAGGGTCGCGTCCAGGTGCGCACCTACGACGAGCCCGTCCGGTTCAACATCACGAACATCGACGGCACGCGTTCGCTCGTGCAGCCATACCTTCCGAACCTGCGCGGGCTGGACGCGCCGACGTTCCTCATCGAGGCCGACGACGGCGAGCCGCACGGCCTGTTCCCCGTGTTTGAGCGGATCTTCACCGAGACCTGGGAGCGAAGCCGTGTCGTCAAGTATTGAGAGCGTCGCAGCAGCCGCGGTAGACCTCGCACTCTCGATCCTGCGCCACGGGACCGACGGCCGCCGGACCTACAAGACCGACCGCGACTTCGCCACGACCACGGACTACGCCATCGAGGACGCTGTAAGGACGTTCCTCACCCGAGAGACACCCGAGTTCGGCTTCCTGGGCGAGGAACGCGGAGCCGAGGGCAGCACCGAGCGACTCTGGTGCCTCGATCCCATCGATGGCACCACCAACTTCACGCGCGGGATACCCAACTTTGGTGTTTCGCTGGCGCTCGTCGAGGACGGCAAGCCCACCTTCGGGACCATCGCCCTCCCGATGCACCGCGAGCGGTACGTCACGCGTGGCAGCGCCGCCTACCTCAACGACAAGCGGCTCCAGGTGTCAGCGACCAGTGAGCTGCACGAGGCAGTCGTCACCATGGGCGACTTCGCCACCGGCGCGGGAAGCACCGAGAAGAACAGGCGCCGACTCGCAACGATTGGGCGGTTGGCAAACGGCGTCGGCCGCGTCCGCATGCTCGGCTCCGCCGCCACGGACCTCGCCTGGCTTGCCGCTGGACGCCTCGACGCCGTGCTGATCGACGCTAATCGAACCTGGGACGTTGCCGCGGGCGTCGCGCTCGCAACCGCGGCCGGCGCCACGATCACCCATAGCGACGGGAGCCTCTACTCCCTCGTCGGGCCAGACCTCATCGCAGCGGCACCACGGGTTCACCGCATCTTGCTCGACACAGTGGAGGCATGACAACGCCGTGTCAGTGGCCACGTGCACGATCATCCCGTGGCGCACCGAGCAAGGGCCGGCTCCACAACCGCGTGCCGATGTCCCAGTCTCAGGACTCGAAGCGGGTAATCTGTGGCGGCAGGCCCGACCGGCGACGGCGGGCCGTTTTGCTAGCCGCAGGTAGCCCGCTCCAAGGACTCGGGAGCAACCAGCACCATGGTCCGTCAGTACCGGGAGGGGAAACATGTCCGAAGAAGCTAAGCCCGAGATCGATCCTCGCAACCTGCTCAATGGGCTGACCGCCAAAGAGTGGCTCAGCGAGAGCACGAGCGTCTGGACGCAGCGCGGCCTCGGAGCTGGCCACAAGGAAGCAGAGATCGAGCGCCTCCATCCTGCGCCGTTCTCGTACACAGACGTGGGCCGGATCATCCGCATGTTCACGAAGCCTGGGCAACTGGTGCTCGACCCGTTCGCTGGTGTGGGCTCAACCCTCAAGGCAGCCGCTCTCGACGGTCGACGCGGAGTCGGATTCGAGCTCTACCCGAGTTTCGCCCAGCTCGCCGAACTGCGATTGCAGACAGAGGTACCCTCAGACCTGCTTGACGCCAACCCCCAAGTTGTCATGCGTGGGGACTCGCGGAAACTCGCAGCTCGGCTTGACCCTGAGACCGTCGACCTCATTGTGACGTCTCCGCCGTACTGGTCGATCCTCAACAAGAAGTCCGACCACAAGCAGCAGCAGACGCGCGAAGCGCACGGGCTCGTCACGACGTATGGTGACGACGAGCGCGACTTGGGAAACATCGAGGACTACGACAAGTTCATTGAGGTTCTCGGCGACACACTCACTGCATCGGCAGCGGCCCTGAAGCACAAGGGCTACATGGTCCTGATCGTCGGAGACTTCCGCCACAAGTCGCGCTACTACATGTTCCACGCTGACATCGCTCGCGAACTCGAGACGCGTGGCCTCACTCTCCAGGCAATGAACGTCCTCTGGCAGCGCCACAAGCGAGTGTTCCCGTACGGGTATCCCTTCGCATACGTGCCAAACGTGCACCACCAGAATGTCATCGTGATGAGGAAACTCTAGTGGGGGAACTCATTCTCGGTGACTGCGTTGAGGAGCTAAAGCGCCTCCCTGACCGGTCCGCACAACTGATCATCGCCGACCCGCCATACAACATCGGTCCCGCCTTTGGAATCGAGCAGGAATGGACTCGGTCGCACGACTGGTTGCCGTGGGTTCGACTCTGGCTCACCGAGTGTGAGCGGATCCTCGCACCCGGGGGTCCATCTTCGTGTACGGGATTCATCACTACATCGGATTCGTCCAGG
Coding sequences:
- a CDS encoding excisionase family DNA-binding protein, whose amino-acid sequence is MTKREPLAVSEVAPVLCDVNVACKALGIHRTILYELIRCGALRTVKIGTRRLVPIAALKEYAESLDGAA
- a CDS encoding replication initiator, with translation MSTVEQVGGGFWGHSPDVPLDLPDLDPAAVAGIVGRIADKSWQDFADTLGRVANCSHPIRLVGRADTIDARTGEVIETFRSVDQPLGMLYKPCGNRRADECEACSRIYARDTFELISTGLHGGKGVPGDVARNPLLFVTLTAPSFGAVHGVRDGEKPCRPRALGSVCEHGRSFACWDRHEDGDAEVGAPLCPECYDVATAAVWQWFAPELWRRFTIALRRHLTASLGVNRGALNRHLRLEYAKVAEFQARGLVHFHALVRVDGPDGPGSPAPIPAATLSEVVTAAVAAVRYEVDPIDSDDVARILRFGAQTDVRVVREAAVIDGDVTAEQVAAYLAKYSTKSAGVDPARPRPHLAALAEACRTLAARAFAGCHFGCADRAADRHPGLCGDCAESPYALLGHWASMLGFRGHFSTKSRRYSVTLGALRRARRRFQRLASEARRNATTLDTRDLEARLMAEYAEETTLVVGSWRYEGTGWPRAGDKALADAAASRAREYAQWRAEQRTNPARQPNQNHDPRGRDDQA
- a CDS encoding FtsK/SpoIIIE domain-containing protein, yielding MDALSTTWAITRTVAGAVWYMLVWTFRSWRLVLACVMLGNLLLIGERAFAGYAVIWCVPAFSLLRAVWWAVHPLTYEAVLGGPIRRRGWKRRLRRNWKRIADRCGLATAPRVDEARVIPRLRRVRASGNMLTFNVRARVGQTADDVAAAAEAIATSLGAEAVEAHRLGAGWVELSLTMRELLDVATLPTIPSAIEFRGVTIGRCSDGTPWRLDLAGRHTLVVGRSGSGKGSVFWGVAGNLAPAAHAGMVHLWGVDLKGGVEVAVGAPMFSHVAMNEADAVGLLRGLNRVIVDRQSVMRGQSRSFEPSPGDPVHVLMIDELAVLTAYASKEVVNEAVNLLKLILTQGRAFGVMVVAFVQDPRKETVGMRDLFTQTVALRLASGAETRMVLGDGMAALAPAHHISQTMPGAGYAVTDDGVVARVRADYWADDFIRLVAGTYPAPPAPPLPDEGVTVEPAGTEPPAPVGVTLSGAPPRPRTPRKPRAPRVPQPTSSDGDPEAA
- a CDS encoding plasmid replication, integration and excision activator — translated: MAIAKRFPIAHGLAFPNGAFLRGEVEPVVDFQAEKRADGSRPQQRDKESGLPMWQCTVIDADDDANRKDIGVSVKFAAEVQPVPPKNTSPLPWTPVEFVGLTALPWIDDNGQRPRLQWSFRAEGMVAPGQGRAEQPKPPESKAAA
- a CDS encoding DUF5919 domain-containing protein, with amino-acid sequence MSNWIKGRARPPADVVLAAASLYGLSLDSRLGVETTAATPGPEGIDELRGAVHRLEALVHERLAPPSEQSLISTRDVRGVFATRSEAQSAVPVLRTLASAEHVDAMGLSLNALCQTVSDVTLAELVENGLTLRCLFLDPDGKATKARELEEGHPVGHLAKLTRANLLVIQRLRERLTPEAEGRVQVRTYDEPVRFNITNIDGTRSLVQPYLPNLRGLDAPTFLIEADDGEPHGLFPVFERIFTETWERSRVVKY
- a CDS encoding inositol monophosphatase family protein; amino-acid sequence: MSSSIESVAAAAVDLALSILRHGTDGRRTYKTDRDFATTTDYAIEDAVRTFLTRETPEFGFLGEERGAEGSTERLWCLDPIDGTTNFTRGIPNFGVSLALVEDGKPTFGTIALPMHRERYVTRGSAAYLNDKRLQVSATSELHEAVVTMGDFATGAGSTEKNRRRLATIGRLANGVGRVRMLGSAATDLAWLAAGRLDAVLIDANRTWDVAAGVALATAAGATITHSDGSLYSLVGPDLIAAAPRVHRILLDTVEA
- a CDS encoding DNA methyltransferase, with the translated sequence MSEEAKPEIDPRNLLNGLTAKEWLSESTSVWTQRGLGAGHKEAEIERLHPAPFSYTDVGRIIRMFTKPGQLVLDPFAGVGSTLKAAALDGRRGVGFELYPSFAQLAELRLQTEVPSDLLDANPQVVMRGDSRKLAARLDPETVDLIVTSPPYWSILNKKSDHKQQQTREAHGLVTTYGDDERDLGNIEDYDKFIEVLGDTLTASAAALKHKGYMVLIVGDFRHKSRYYMFHADIARELETRGLTLQAMNVLWQRHKRVFPYGYPFAYVPNVHHQNVIVMRKL